A segment of the Kineosporia corallincola genome:
CGCCCCGCAGCGGGTCAGCGTCGGCGAGACCGCCATGGGCATGCTCCAGATCCATGTCAAGGGTCGCGGCCGGGCGATGCGGGCGGTCGACACCGTCGGCAGCCGTCGGCACGAGATCCCGGTTCCCTCCGGCGGCGGCGAACTGCGGCGCGTGGTCTACGAACTCGACACCAGCCGCCGTGGCGTGTTCCCGGTCGGGCCCCTGCACCTGCACCAGCACGACCTGTGCGACCTGGCCCACCGGCGGCGCGAGGTGGGCGGCCTGCTCCAGCTCACCGTGCGGCCCGTCGTGCACCCGCTGAGGCAGCCCGCCCAGGGCCGTTCGCGCGATCTGGAGGGCCCGCGCACCACGTCCGGGGCGGAGAGCGGGGTCACGTTCTCCGGGCTGCGCGACTACGTGCTGGGCGACGACCTGCGCGTCATCCACTGGAAGGGCCTGGCCCGCGGTGGGCCGCTGACCGTGCGCACGCACGTCGACAGCACCCGCAGCGACATCCTCATCGTCCTCGACGACCGGGCGTCCTCCTACGCCCACGAAGACGACTTCGAGCAGGCCGTCTCGTTCGCGGCCTCGGTCGCGTCGATGGCCTTCGAGGCCGCGGTCACGGTGCGGGTGACGGCGGTGGCCGGACCCGCCCTGGCCGGGTCCGCCGCCACCGTCCTCGACGGGCTGGCCGGCG
Coding sequences within it:
- a CDS encoding DUF58 domain-containing protein yields the protein MVITEPASLNRPETVDLGRIRLSPAGRGLLAVAAVCLVAGFALGYRELVGLAGAAGLLVLVAVAQVVARVSVRVERSIAPQRVSVGETAMGMLQIHVKGRGRAMRAVDTVGSRRHEIPVPSGGGELRRVVYELDTSRRGVFPVGPLHLHQHDLCDLAHRRREVGGLLQLTVRPVVHPLRQPAQGRSRDLEGPRTTSGAESGVTFSGLRDYVLGDDLRVIHWKGLARGGPLTVRTHVDSTRSDILIVLDDRASSYAHEDDFEQAVSFAASVASMAFEAAVTVRVTAVAGPALAGSAATVLDGLAGVTLAPASPDSGGPTLAAAAQANSFQGGRSAVAVLGPGSLEELPALASLRQSWATVLAAVVDPRPQPDQGRNDAGVAVIAGSSAADLALAWNRRWA